The following are from one region of the Alphaproteobacteria bacterium genome:
- a CDS encoding MFS transporter, which produces MAIATTIETDSGRAKRNVAVLFLAHAILGSQMPMHIILGGLAGAYLSPDPALATLPISAVVVASMCTAAPASLYMGRVGRRIGFLTGAAAATVGAFLCMQALLIGSFALLVVGAAVVGVYQSFQQYFRFAAADTASHAFKPKAISWVLAGGLVAALLGPEILTHTRDHFAPIPFAGAYGAMLAINLVGAVVLLFLDIPTPPKRAKGSAAGRSLREILGQPRVIVAMMCGMIAFALMSLVMTSTPLAMVGCGYSPDDAADVVRWHAFAMFAPSFFTGNIIARFGQLPVMAVGLALLASCGVVALTGIDLTQFYVALILLGLGWNFAFIGATSLLASSHTPEEQAKVQGLNDFLVFGLVSIASFSSGALLNAYGWQAVQYAMGPALLVAGAAIAWLSLHRRRQRA; this is translated from the coding sequence ATGGCAATCGCGACCACCATCGAGACAGACAGCGGACGCGCCAAGCGCAACGTCGCGGTGCTGTTCCTCGCCCACGCCATCCTCGGCTCGCAGATGCCGATGCACATCATCCTCGGCGGCCTCGCCGGGGCCTATCTTTCGCCGGACCCGGCGCTGGCCACGCTGCCGATTTCCGCGGTCGTGGTGGCGTCGATGTGCACCGCGGCGCCCGCCTCGCTCTACATGGGCCGGGTCGGCCGCCGGATCGGCTTCCTGACCGGTGCGGCGGCCGCCACCGTCGGCGCCTTCCTGTGCATGCAGGCGCTGTTGATCGGCAGCTTCGCCCTGCTGGTCGTCGGCGCGGCCGTCGTCGGCGTCTATCAGTCGTTCCAGCAGTATTTCCGCTTCGCCGCCGCCGACACCGCCTCGCACGCGTTCAAGCCGAAGGCGATCTCGTGGGTGCTGGCCGGCGGGCTGGTCGCCGCGCTGCTGGGGCCGGAGATCCTCACCCACACGCGCGACCACTTCGCGCCGATCCCCTTCGCCGGCGCCTATGGCGCGATGCTGGCGATCAACCTCGTCGGTGCCGTGGTGCTGCTGTTCCTCGACATCCCGACGCCGCCCAAGCGGGCCAAGGGCAGCGCCGCCGGCCGTTCGCTGCGCGAGATCCTCGGCCAGCCGCGGGTGATCGTCGCGATGATGTGCGGCATGATCGCCTTCGCGCTGATGAGCCTGGTGATGACATCCACGCCGCTGGCCATGGTGGGCTGCGGCTACAGCCCGGACGACGCCGCCGACGTGGTGCGCTGGCACGCCTTCGCGATGTTCGCGCCCAGCTTCTTCACCGGCAACATCATCGCCCGCTTCGGCCAGCTGCCGGTGATGGCGGTCGGGCTGGCGCTGCTGGCAAGCTGCGGCGTGGTCGCGCTGACCGGCATCGACCTGACCCAGTTCTACGTCGCGCTGATCCTGCTCGGGCTCGGCTGGAACTTCGCCTTCATCGGTGCGACCAGCCTGCTGGCCTCCAGCCACACGCCGGAGGAGCAGGCCAAGGTCCAGGGCCTGAACGACTTCCTGGTTTTCGGGCTGGTGTCGATCGCCTCGTTCAGCTCCGGCGCGCTGCTCAACGCCTATGGCTGGCAGGCGGTGCAATACGCCATGGGGCCGGCGCTGCTGGTGGCCGGCGCCGCCATCGCGTGGCTGTCGCTGCACCGTCGGCGGCAGCGCGCCTGA
- a CDS encoding tetratricopeptide repeat protein, whose translation MALPIPQRGDRKLAAILFADICGYAGMMSRDEDATLNRVTQAMGQLRTLVGDYGGQIANIAGDGVLAVFETASQATNFAIELQREMARSAVWTAPEDAIAFRVGINVGEIMDSDSGLHGNAINVCVRVQDLAEPGGICITEVVRQALAGSMPGRTRAMGPQALKNIGEPVEVFELDFDEGATIVAAEPRRDPMVKVRRAESASIALLPFANRSGNAGDEHLCEGVVGDVVNQLTRFRGLLVTATHSARVLVSRNVPVDQIGQRLGVRYLLQGGVQRNGRRLRVNVELIEAATEEHLWSERYEGELSEVFTIQDDMTQRITASLAVQVGEAERRRLVDSAPSDLQAYGLILRGQYLASQWRRESVAHARRLFEQATKTDPDYARSYASMSRAFNLDWRYRWSDSPETRLQQAIDLARAAVSRDPYDSRGHAELAFALLYNKDYSASLAAYERALNLNPNDADLLAEAGDALTYLGDAKRAEKLIIRAMRLNPYYPDWYLWYLADAYFDLGDYEKTISVVKQMSDRTEGHRLLASSYAHLNMMSEARYHANEVMRIHPTFSISHWRVVLPHKDHDKMENFVAGLRKAGLE comes from the coding sequence ATGGCCCTGCCAATCCCGCAACGTGGTGATCGCAAACTGGCCGCGATCCTTTTTGCCGACATCTGCGGCTATGCCGGGATGATGAGTCGCGACGAGGACGCGACTCTCAACCGGGTGACCCAGGCGATGGGCCAATTGCGCACGCTGGTCGGCGACTATGGCGGCCAGATCGCCAACATCGCCGGCGACGGTGTGCTGGCGGTGTTCGAGACGGCATCGCAGGCCACCAACTTCGCGATCGAGCTGCAGCGCGAAATGGCGCGCAGCGCGGTGTGGACCGCGCCGGAGGACGCCATCGCCTTCCGGGTCGGGATCAATGTCGGCGAGATCATGGATTCCGACAGCGGCCTGCACGGCAACGCGATCAACGTCTGCGTGCGGGTGCAGGACCTGGCGGAGCCGGGCGGCATCTGCATCACCGAGGTCGTCCGCCAGGCGCTGGCCGGCTCCATGCCGGGGCGCACGCGCGCCATGGGCCCGCAGGCGCTGAAGAACATCGGCGAGCCGGTCGAGGTGTTCGAGCTGGACTTCGACGAAGGCGCGACGATCGTTGCCGCCGAGCCGCGGCGCGACCCGATGGTGAAGGTCCGGCGCGCCGAATCGGCCTCGATCGCGTTGCTGCCGTTCGCCAACCGGTCCGGCAACGCCGGCGACGAGCATCTGTGCGAGGGCGTGGTCGGCGACGTGGTCAACCAGCTGACGCGGTTCCGCGGCCTGCTGGTCACGGCGACGCACTCGGCCCGCGTGCTGGTCTCGCGCAACGTGCCGGTCGACCAGATCGGCCAGCGGCTGGGCGTGCGCTACCTGCTGCAGGGCGGGGTGCAGCGCAACGGGCGGCGCCTGCGGGTCAATGTCGAGCTGATCGAGGCGGCGACCGAGGAGCATCTGTGGTCGGAACGCTACGAGGGCGAGCTGTCCGAGGTGTTCACGATCCAGGACGACATGACCCAGCGGATCACGGCCAGCCTGGCCGTGCAGGTCGGCGAGGCGGAGCGGCGGCGCCTGGTCGACAGCGCGCCGAGCGACCTGCAGGCCTATGGGCTGATCCTGCGCGGCCAGTATCTGGCCTCGCAGTGGCGGCGCGAATCGGTGGCCCATGCGCGGCGCCTGTTCGAACAGGCGACCAAGACCGACCCCGATTACGCCCGCAGCTATGCGTCGATGTCGCGCGCGTTCAACCTGGACTGGCGCTATCGCTGGTCGGATTCGCCGGAGACGCGGCTGCAGCAGGCGATCGACCTGGCGCGCGCCGCGGTCAGCCGCGACCCCTACGATTCGCGCGGGCATGCCGAGTTGGCCTTCGCGTTGCTCTACAACAAGGACTATTCGGCCTCGCTGGCGGCCTATGAGCGGGCGCTGAACCTGAACCCCAACGACGCCGACCTGCTGGCGGAAGCCGGCGACGCCCTGACCTATCTCGGCGACGCCAAGCGGGCCGAGAAGCTGATCATCCGGGCGATGCGGCTGAACCCGTACTACCCGGACTGGTACCTGTGGTACCTGGCCGACGCCTATTTCGACCTCGGCGACTACGAGAAGACGATCTCGGTGGTGAAGCAGATGTCGGACCGCACCGAGGGCCATCGCCTGCTGGCGTCGAGCTATGCCCACCTGAACATGATGTCCGAGGCGCGCTATCACGCCAACGAGGTGATGCGCATCCACCCGACCTTCTCGATCTCGCACTGGCGCGTGGTGCTGCCGCACAAGGACCACGACAAGATGGAGAATTTCGTCGCCGGGCTGCGCAAGGCCGGCCTGGAGTAG
- a CDS encoding GNAT family N-acetyltransferase: MSHSVPEWARFIEPDPSQPVHWRLRRAKENDHPFCERLYVMTMEPLLRPLDAWKPADMLEKLRSSFRLSDVLVVVADQADAGWLQVTDDGSGLILNQMHLLPQWRARGIGSSILDGLIAYARHHRRRIALSVAHNNRARALYERKGFSQVAREDWRLDLEFVPR; the protein is encoded by the coding sequence ATGTCACATTCGGTACCGGAATGGGCCCGGTTTATCGAGCCCGACCCGTCGCAGCCTGTTCACTGGCGGCTGCGCCGGGCCAAGGAAAACGATCACCCATTCTGCGAACGCCTTTACGTGATGACGATGGAACCGCTGTTGCGCCCGCTCGACGCGTGGAAGCCGGCGGACATGCTCGAGAAGCTGCGGTCCTCGTTTCGGCTGAGCGACGTCCTCGTCGTCGTTGCGGACCAGGCGGACGCGGGCTGGCTGCAGGTCACCGACGACGGCAGCGGCCTGATCCTGAACCAGATGCATCTGCTGCCGCAATGGCGGGCGCGCGGTATCGGCTCTTCGATCCTCGACGGTCTCATCGCCTATGCCCGCCACCACCGTCGCCGGATCGCGCTGTCGGTCGCACACAACAACCGCGCGCGGGCCCTTTACGAGCGCAAGGGCTTCAGTCAGGTCGCCCGCGAAGACTGGCGGCTCGACCTCGAGTTCGTCCCGCGCTAG
- a CDS encoding homocysteine S-methyltransferase family protein has protein sequence MPDRTESPASPGLMARLAAGPVLCAEGYLFELERRGYLQAGAFVPEVVLEHPEVVSALHREFVHAGSDVVVAFTYYAHREKLRLIGREGDLEPMNRGGLRLARAVARETGTLFAADICNTNIFDPADPQSAREARAMFDEQVAWAADEGADYVIAETFSWRAEAALALAAAQAAGLPVVVTFAIHGEGRTRDGFAPADACRALADAGADVVGLNCIRGPATMQPYLAAVVDAVACPVAALPVAYRTDHAHATFESLSDGLVAAADLPAGRSFPTALDPCTATRYEMAAFARDALAAGVRYIGGCCGTGPHHIRAMAEAIGRRPAASRYSADMSKHYALGNARGLRRSNQDYADRL, from the coding sequence ATGCCCGATCGAACCGAGTCGCCTGCCAGTCCCGGCCTGATGGCCCGCCTCGCCGCCGGGCCCGTGCTGTGCGCCGAGGGCTACTTGTTCGAGCTCGAACGTCGCGGCTACCTCCAGGCCGGCGCCTTCGTGCCGGAGGTGGTGCTGGAGCATCCGGAGGTTGTCAGCGCCCTGCATCGCGAGTTCGTCCATGCCGGGTCCGACGTGGTCGTCGCCTTCACCTATTACGCGCACCGCGAGAAGCTGCGCCTGATCGGCCGCGAGGGCGACCTGGAGCCGATGAACCGCGGCGGGTTGCGGCTGGCCCGCGCCGTGGCGCGCGAGACCGGCACGCTGTTCGCCGCCGACATCTGCAACACCAACATCTTCGACCCGGCCGACCCGCAGTCGGCGCGCGAGGCCCGCGCCATGTTCGACGAGCAGGTGGCGTGGGCGGCCGACGAGGGCGCCGACTACGTGATCGCCGAGACCTTCTCGTGGCGGGCGGAAGCGGCGCTGGCCCTCGCGGCCGCGCAGGCGGCCGGCCTTCCCGTCGTCGTCACCTTCGCCATCCATGGCGAGGGCCGGACCCGCGACGGCTTCGCGCCGGCCGACGCGTGCAGGGCGCTGGCCGATGCCGGCGCAGACGTGGTCGGGCTGAACTGCATCCGCGGGCCGGCGACGATGCAGCCCTATCTGGCCGCCGTGGTCGATGCCGTCGCCTGCCCGGTGGCCGCGCTGCCGGTCGCCTACAGGACCGACCATGCCCACGCGACGTTCGAATCGCTCAGCGACGGGCTGGTCGCGGCCGCCGACCTGCCGGCCGGGCGATCCTTCCCGACGGCGCTCGACCCGTGCACGGCGACCCGCTACGAGATGGCGGCCTTCGCCCGCGATGCGCTGGCCGCCGGCGTGCGTTACATCGGCGGCTGCTGCGGCACCGGCCCCCACCACATCCGCGCGATGGCCGAGGCGATCGGCCGCCGCCCGGCGGCCAGCCGCTATTCCGCCGACATGTCGAAGCACTATGCGCTCGGCAACGCCCGCGGGCTCAGGCGCAGCAACCAGGACTACGCCGACCGGCTGTAG
- a CDS encoding nitrilase-related carbon-nitrogen hydrolase, producing MAGRLLRVGAAQFASTVGALDANVDRHLHWIGRGRAVGLDLMVMPELSLTGHHGTEDLLNAAIRRTDPRLKRLAEAAGPMAVVIGFIEEGPAAQFYNAAAILHHGRLAYLHRKVNLPTYGLLEEGKHFASGRFVDTHALDADWRAGLLICADLWNPALTHLAFLHGATLLLAPVSSALEAVGARFDNPGGWALTMRFYAMMYGAPAIMVNRTGTEGELSFWGGSRILDPFGQTLAEAGPDEALITADLDYDALRRARQQLPTVRDSNIALVHRETERLIGKLGVPEFIRDDG from the coding sequence ATGGCCGGCAGGCTGCTCCGGGTCGGCGCCGCCCAGTTCGCCAGCACGGTCGGCGCGCTCGACGCCAATGTCGACAGGCACCTGCACTGGATCGGCCGGGGACGCGCCGTCGGGCTCGACCTGATGGTGATGCCGGAGCTTTCGCTGACCGGCCACCATGGCACCGAGGACCTGCTGAACGCCGCCATCCGCCGCACCGACCCGCGGCTGAAGCGGCTGGCCGAGGCCGCCGGCCCGATGGCGGTGGTGATCGGCTTCATCGAGGAGGGACCGGCCGCGCAGTTCTACAACGCGGCCGCGATCCTGCATCACGGCCGGCTGGCCTACCTCCACCGCAAGGTCAACCTGCCGACCTACGGCCTGCTGGAGGAGGGCAAGCACTTCGCCAGCGGCCGTTTCGTCGACACCCATGCGCTGGATGCCGACTGGCGGGCGGGCCTGCTGATCTGCGCCGACCTGTGGAACCCGGCGCTGACCCACCTGGCCTTCCTGCACGGCGCCACGCTGCTGCTGGCGCCGGTCAGCTCGGCGCTGGAGGCGGTCGGCGCCCGCTTCGACAACCCCGGCGGCTGGGCGCTGACCATGCGCTTCTACGCGATGATGTACGGCGCGCCGGCGATCATGGTGAACCGCACAGGCACCGAGGGCGAGCTCAGCTTCTGGGGCGGCTCGCGCATCCTCGATCCGTTCGGCCAGACCCTGGCCGAGGCCGGGCCCGACGAGGCGCTGATCACCGCCGACCTCGACTACGACGCGCTGCGTCGCGCCCGCCAGCAGTTGCCCACCGTGCGCGACAGCAACATCGCGCTGGTCCACCGCGAGACCGAGCGGCTGATCGGCAAGCTCGGCGTGCCGGAGTTCATCCGCGACGACGGCTGA